One Amphiprion ocellaris isolate individual 3 ecotype Okinawa chromosome 5, ASM2253959v1, whole genome shotgun sequence genomic region harbors:
- the psmf1 gene encoding proteasome inhibitor PI31 subunit yields MAGLEVLYTCVAGSISCPQDAVVCFVHWEMIKNGYRCVGAGDEPRSSDKKSELLPAEWSSNKELYSLRYKATDNDNQILLKAITVDSTLIFNLMNSGTQQVSDLTVNISDHVDADQLHTFDSVFKNADTLSEKVKTQLLPSQDRSAGQRKSRSEEEEGEQRRRADDSDPLRIPGRHPRQGTRPHWSDPMAPPFAAGGADLDPFGSRSGGMIVDPLRSGYPRSGFDPSSGIPDILPPGAVPPGARFDPFGPVGRHRPGPDPDHMPPPGYDDMFM; encoded by the exons ATGGCAGGTTTAGAGGTGTTGTACACCTGTGTGGCAGGTAGCATCAGCTGCCCGCAGGACGCCGTGGTGTGCTTCGTCCACTGGGAGATGATAAAGAACGGATACAGATGTGTCGGAGCTGGTGACGAG CCTCGCAGCAGTGATAAGAAGTCAGAGCTCCTTCCTGCTGAGTGGAGCAGCAACAAGGAGTTGTACAGTCTACGGTACAAAGCCACCGACAACGACAACCAGATACTGCTCAAAGCCATCACTGTTGACTCCACCTTGATCTTCAACCTGATG aacTCAGGCACGCAGCAGGTGTCAGACTTGACCGTGAACATCAGCGATCACGTGGATGCTGACCAGCTGCACACGTTTGACAG CGTGTTCAAGAATGCGGACACTTTATCAGAGAAGGTGAAGACTCAGCTGCTGCCCTCCCAGGACAGATCAGCAGGACAGAGGAAGAGTcggagcgaggaggaggagggcgagCAGAGAAGAAGAGCAGATGACAGCGACCCCCTCCGGATCCCCGGCAGACATCCTCGTCAGGGAACACGGCCGCACTG GTCCGACCCCATGGCTCCTCCGTTTGCAGCTGGAGGAGCAGATCTGGATCCCTTTGG ATCTCGCAGTGGTGGGATGATAGTGGACCCGCTGAGGTCGGGGTATCCTCGCTCCGGCTTTGACCCGTCTAGCGGCATCCCAGACATTCTGCCTCCTGGAGCTGTTCCCCCGGGAGCTCGATTCGACCCGTTTGGACCCGTCGGACGTCACAGACCAGg gcCTGATCCAGACCACATGCCCCCACCCGGCTATGATGACATGTTCATGTAG